The genomic interval CGGGTATGTCTGCAAGGGCTTTTCCATAGAGGATATATGCTTGAATATGGGCATTCTACAAGCTTAGGGTCCAGGCAGGATAAAAGGGGGAAAATGAGAAAGTTAGCCAGAGCAGgtattctttccctcttctccctggttgccatgatgtgagctgctggGCTCTATCATGTCATAATCACTGCCATAATagagtgaaacctctgaaaccatgagccaaaataaaatccttccttccttaaattgtttatgtcaggtaatTTGTCACAGGGATTAAAAGTTTGACTAATGCGCTTATTGTCACTATTATCTTCGGTTTCCCAAACAGTGGAGAACATCACCACAGTGAATGAATTTCTTTTGCTGGAGCTGACATGTGTTCAGGAGCTGCAGCCTGTAATCTTTATGATTTTCCTCATTTTGTACATAGTAAACCTCCTTGGAAATGGGGCCATATTAGCGATTGTCCTTTCAGAGCCAAGACTCCACtcccccatgtactttttcctggGAAATCTTTCTTGTCTAGACATTTGTTATTCTTCAGTGACAATGCCCAAGCTAATGGCAAACTTCCTTTCCAGTCACAGGGCCATATCTTTTGTAGGCTGTATCACTCAGCTACACTTCTTCCACTTTCTGGGCTGCACCGAGGCTCTTTTGCTAACCATCATGGGATTTGATCGATTCATGGCCATCTGCAATCCACTTCACTACCCTGTCATCATGAACCTCCAACTGTGTGTGCTGTTGGCAGCTGTGGCCTGGATCACCAGCTTCTTCTATGCTCTCATGCATTCTGTCATGACTGCACACCTGAACTTTTGCCACTCTCAGAAACTCAATTACTTCTTCTGTGATGTTAAGCCC from Castor canadensis chromosome 8, mCasCan1.hap1v2, whole genome shotgun sequence carries:
- the LOC109680064 gene encoding olfactory receptor 12D3-like, which gives rise to MRLLSLLSSVSQTVENITTVNEFLLLELTCVQELQPVIFMIFLILYIVNLLGNGAILAIVLSEPRLHSPMYFFLGNLSCLDICYSSVTMPKLMANFLSSHRAISFVGCITQLHFFHFLGCTEALLLTIMGFDRFMAICNPLHYPVIMNLQLCVLLAAVAWITSFFYALMHSVMTAHLNFCHSQKLNYFFCDVKPLLELALLKNRSCSMLQKAMSTCASHFMVVCLFFGTVALNYIPPTSATSVIQEKFVGIIHTTVTPVLNPLIYTLRNKEVMLALSRFFQRKLKLFA